A stretch of Synechococcus sp. MIT S9220 DNA encodes these proteins:
- a CDS encoding glucose-6-phosphate isomerase has protein sequence MSFPDFSATDAQIQWQRFCDLLWHHEDLGMWLDVSRMHLNNAQLEELTPRLEKAFEAMKALENGAIANADENRQVGHYWLRHPQLAPDPEVGQHISTEIDQIEQFGKAVINGTIKSPTGQPFTDVLWIGIGGSGLGPLLMIRALQDKGVGLPFHFFDNVDPNGMSRVLAELGDALRTTLVVTVSKSGGTPEPHLGMEQARHRLEAVGGQWSAQAVAITMTDSKLDQQAVAEQWLQRFDMFDWVGGRTSITSAVGLVPGALIGSDIRSFLAGASQMDEATRVHDVRRNPAALMAAAWYCAGGGKGKRDMVVLPYRDRLEVFSRYLQQLVMESLGKRLDRNGDVAHQGIAVYGNKGSTDQHAYVQQLRDGVDNFFVTFIEVLRDVEDIPEINGERPGDFLDGFVQGTRSALTEGGRQSLSISMRQFDARRLGALIALFERAVGFYGELVNVNAYHQPGVEAGKKAAAAILKLQLQVEDVLSDGVSRSVVEIQQAIGEGSVEAVFWIVRHLTGNNRGYQAQGDWNKPATLRFSKC, from the coding sequence ATGAGTTTCCCGGATTTCAGTGCCACTGATGCCCAGATTCAATGGCAGAGATTCTGTGATCTTCTCTGGCATCACGAGGACCTCGGAATGTGGCTGGATGTCAGCCGCATGCACCTGAACAATGCTCAGCTTGAAGAGCTCACGCCCAGACTGGAGAAGGCTTTTGAGGCCATGAAGGCCCTTGAGAACGGTGCCATCGCCAATGCCGACGAAAATCGTCAGGTTGGTCACTATTGGCTGAGGCATCCTCAACTGGCTCCTGATCCGGAAGTGGGTCAGCACATTTCCACTGAAATTGATCAGATTGAGCAGTTCGGCAAGGCGGTGATCAATGGAACGATCAAGTCTCCGACCGGTCAACCCTTCACGGATGTTCTTTGGATCGGCATTGGTGGAAGTGGACTCGGCCCCTTGCTGATGATCCGGGCCCTTCAGGACAAGGGTGTCGGACTTCCTTTTCACTTTTTCGACAATGTGGATCCGAATGGAATGAGTCGGGTGCTCGCTGAGCTTGGCGATGCTCTACGCACCACCTTGGTAGTAACGGTGAGCAAGTCGGGTGGTACACCTGAGCCCCATCTCGGGATGGAGCAGGCACGTCATCGCTTGGAAGCAGTCGGAGGTCAATGGTCGGCTCAGGCTGTGGCAATCACCATGACTGACAGCAAGCTCGACCAGCAGGCCGTTGCTGAACAGTGGCTGCAGCGTTTCGACATGTTCGACTGGGTCGGCGGACGCACCAGCATCACCAGTGCTGTTGGCCTGGTTCCGGGAGCTTTGATCGGATCTGACATCCGCAGCTTCCTGGCAGGTGCTTCTCAGATGGATGAAGCCACTCGTGTGCATGATGTGCGCCGCAACCCTGCAGCTCTGATGGCCGCAGCTTGGTACTGCGCGGGGGGAGGCAAGGGCAAGCGCGACATGGTGGTGCTCCCCTATCGCGATCGCCTGGAGGTGTTCAGTCGATACCTGCAGCAGTTGGTGATGGAGTCCCTCGGCAAGCGCCTCGATCGCAATGGTGATGTGGCCCATCAGGGCATCGCCGTTTATGGCAACAAGGGATCAACGGATCAACACGCATACGTTCAGCAGCTGCGAGATGGCGTCGACAATTTCTTCGTGACCTTCATCGAAGTGCTTCGCGATGTGGAGGACATTCCTGAGATCAATGGCGAGCGGCCTGGAGACTTTCTTGATGGCTTCGTACAAGGAACCCGTTCAGCTCTCACAGAGGGAGGCCGTCAGAGTCTGAGTATCAGCATGCGTCAGTTCGATGCCCGCCGACTCGGCGCTCTGATTGCTCTGTTTGAACGTGCCGTTGGCTTTTACGGAGAACTGGTCAACGTCAATGCCTATCACCAGCCTGGTGTGGAAGCCGGCAAGAAGGCAGCAGCTGCGATCCTCAAACTCCAGCTTCAGGTTGAGGACGTGCTCAGTGATGGAGTGTCCCGCTCGGTCGTGGAAATCCAGCAGGCCATCGGCGAGGGATCGGTTGAAGCCGTCTTCTGGATTGTGCGTCATCTCACCGGCAATAACCGGGGCTATCAGGCACAGGGTGACTGGAACAAACCGGCAACTCTGCGTTTCAGTAAATGCTGA
- the leuS gene encoding leucine--tRNA ligase, whose translation MTAPQSSSMPESSSGLSDRYDPSLLEEQWQRKWEQDALYQTQDPRPDQKAFYALSMFPYPSGSLHMGHVRNYVITDVIARAQRMRGDAVLHPMGWDAFGLPAENAAIERNVDPGVWTDRNIDQMRSQLGCLGLSIDWSREQATCHEDYYRWTQWLFLELHSAGLAYQKEATVNWDPIDQTVLANEQVDSEGRSWRSGALVEQKNLTQWFLKITEYADALLEDLDQLQGWPERVRTMQANWIGRSIGAEIDFQVEGHNDATITVFTTRADTLFGVSYVVLAPEHPLVDALTTADQKESVEAFRDLVSDLSNDERTADDRPKRGVATGAEAVNPANGQKVPIWVADYVLAGYGTGAVMGVPAHDERDFRFAKTYELPVQRVIQMDGTDEHSNDGEAWTGPGTLVNSGAFDGHSNDQAKQAITEHGATKGWARAKRQYRLRDWLISRQRYWGCPIPIIHCADCGAQPVPTDQLPVALPKDVNLAGKGGSPLAALDDWVNVPCPICGKPARRETDTMDTFMCSSWYFLRFADPQNSDRPFESEAVKKWLPVQQYVGGIEHAILHLLYSRFFTKALKDRGLISINEPFERLLTQGMVQGVTYRNPRTGRYVAPALVVDPGTPRDPDDGEELEVLFEKMSKSKHNGVDPALVIDRYGADTARMFILFKAPPEKDLEWDDADVEGQFRFLQRLWRLVDSVSKLTAPDQLLSIDVSGIPAELSESETEIRRAVHLAIQAVSDDLSGEFQFNTAISELMKLSNSLSGAVLDASRPVQVEAMGALIRLLAPFAPHLAEEFWFRLGGQGSVHLQTWPQHDPAALVQDTVDLVIQIKGKVRGTIQVPAECDKDTLEALALASDVAKRWLEGKPPRRVIVVPGKLVNLVPS comes from the coding sequence GTGACAGCCCCGCAGTCCTCGTCCATGCCCGAATCCAGCTCGGGGCTGTCCGATCGCTACGACCCCTCCCTTCTCGAAGAACAGTGGCAGCGCAAATGGGAACAGGATGCGCTTTATCAAACACAGGATCCCAGGCCTGACCAGAAAGCGTTTTATGCGCTTTCGATGTTTCCATACCCCTCCGGCAGCCTCCATATGGGGCATGTTCGGAATTACGTGATCACCGATGTCATCGCTAGAGCTCAGCGGATGCGCGGTGACGCTGTGCTGCATCCGATGGGCTGGGATGCCTTCGGTTTGCCTGCTGAAAACGCGGCGATCGAACGCAATGTTGACCCCGGCGTCTGGACAGACCGCAATATCGATCAGATGCGAAGTCAACTTGGTTGCCTAGGGCTATCGATCGACTGGTCTCGGGAACAGGCCACGTGCCATGAGGACTATTACCGCTGGACGCAATGGCTTTTTCTTGAGTTGCATTCAGCAGGTCTGGCCTACCAGAAGGAAGCAACTGTCAACTGGGACCCCATCGACCAGACAGTGCTTGCTAACGAGCAGGTTGATTCCGAGGGGCGTTCTTGGCGATCCGGTGCGCTGGTCGAGCAGAAGAACCTGACGCAATGGTTCCTGAAAATCACCGAGTACGCAGATGCTCTGCTCGAAGACCTGGATCAGCTGCAGGGATGGCCTGAGCGGGTCCGAACGATGCAGGCCAATTGGATCGGACGCTCCATCGGGGCAGAAATCGACTTCCAGGTCGAGGGCCACAACGACGCCACGATCACCGTGTTCACCACCAGAGCCGACACCCTGTTTGGTGTCAGCTATGTGGTTCTGGCACCTGAACATCCACTCGTCGATGCTCTGACCACTGCGGATCAGAAAGAATCCGTTGAAGCATTCCGCGATTTGGTCAGCGATCTGTCCAACGATGAGCGCACAGCGGATGATCGTCCCAAGCGGGGTGTGGCCACCGGTGCAGAAGCGGTCAATCCAGCCAACGGTCAGAAGGTTCCGATCTGGGTTGCTGACTACGTTTTAGCGGGATACGGAACCGGAGCTGTCATGGGAGTTCCCGCCCATGACGAACGCGATTTCCGTTTCGCAAAAACCTACGAGCTGCCCGTGCAGCGTGTCATCCAGATGGATGGCACTGATGAACACTCCAATGACGGTGAGGCCTGGACAGGCCCTGGAACCCTGGTCAACAGCGGAGCCTTTGATGGCCATAGCAATGACCAAGCCAAGCAGGCCATCACCGAACACGGCGCGACAAAAGGATGGGCACGAGCCAAGCGGCAGTACAGGCTGCGAGATTGGCTGATCTCACGTCAGCGCTACTGGGGTTGCCCGATTCCAATCATTCATTGTGCGGACTGTGGCGCCCAACCGGTTCCAACAGATCAGTTGCCGGTGGCTCTGCCCAAAGACGTGAATCTTGCCGGCAAAGGTGGATCACCTCTCGCCGCACTCGATGACTGGGTGAATGTTCCCTGCCCAATCTGTGGGAAACCGGCACGACGCGAGACGGACACCATGGACACCTTCATGTGTTCCTCCTGGTATTTCCTGCGCTTCGCTGATCCGCAGAACTCCGATCGTCCATTTGAGAGCGAGGCTGTCAAAAAGTGGTTGCCTGTTCAGCAATACGTCGGAGGCATTGAGCACGCCATTCTTCACTTGCTGTACTCGAGATTTTTCACCAAAGCTTTGAAGGATCGCGGCTTGATCTCGATCAATGAGCCCTTCGAGCGCCTCTTGACTCAGGGAATGGTGCAGGGGGTGACCTACCGCAATCCACGGACGGGGAGATATGTCGCTCCCGCTCTGGTGGTCGACCCGGGCACTCCGAGGGACCCCGACGACGGCGAGGAGCTTGAGGTGCTGTTCGAAAAAATGTCCAAGTCAAAGCACAACGGAGTCGATCCAGCACTGGTGATTGACCGCTATGGAGCGGATACGGCTCGGATGTTCATCCTTTTCAAAGCGCCGCCGGAGAAGGATCTTGAGTGGGATGACGCCGATGTGGAAGGTCAATTCCGCTTCCTTCAACGTCTCTGGCGGCTCGTTGACAGCGTCAGCAAACTGACAGCTCCGGATCAACTATTGAGCATCGACGTTTCTGGCATTCCCGCAGAGCTGTCTGAATCTGAAACAGAGATTCGACGGGCTGTTCATCTGGCTATTCAGGCTGTCAGTGATGATCTCAGCGGCGAGTTCCAGTTCAACACCGCGATATCGGAGTTGATGAAACTGTCGAACAGCCTTTCTGGAGCTGTGCTTGATGCATCAAGGCCGGTCCAGGTGGAAGCGATGGGAGCGCTGATCAGGCTGCTTGCTCCGTTTGCTCCACACCTTGCAGAGGAATTTTGGTTCCGACTCGGAGGACAGGGCAGTGTTCATCTCCAGACCTGGCCTCAGCATGACCCTGCTGCACTCGTGCAAGACACGGTTGATCTGGTGATTCAGATCAAGGGAAAGGTCCGAGGAACCATTCAGGTTCCAGCTGAGTGCGACAAAGACACGTTGGAGGCCCTTGCTCTGGCAAGCGATGTGGCCAAGCGCTGGTTGGAGGGCAAGCCCCCCAGGAGGGTGATTGTTGTGCCAGGGAAGCTGGTGAATCTGGTTCCGTCCTGA
- the dapF gene encoding diaminopimelate epimerase yields the protein MLTFSKYQGLGNDFILMEGRSGQLSVEIHTPDPGWVQRLCDRRFGIGADGLILALPPEGDAELRMRIFNADGSEAEMCGNGIRCLARFLADSDGDGPGRRWSIETPAGLIIPELQNDGQIRVDMGAPFLDPTSVPTTLNADSTGLPVGELTLDGDTLALAAVGMGNPHAVVPVDDLNAIPFERWGAELECHKVFPAKTNVHFLKVHGRSQLEIRVWERGAGPTLACGTGACATLVAAVLLGLSDRQATVELPGGPLQISWEKPGASVFMTGPAVAVFDGVLNPELVPFQSSTTDGTSLEAEQAASLKAVSSEPENRQPAEDCSEEEAQSRVQEFLASNSLDSMINIATESLEQRTLSRLQRDSQS from the coding sequence ATGCTGACATTCAGCAAATATCAAGGGCTGGGCAACGACTTCATCTTGATGGAGGGACGTTCCGGTCAATTGTCCGTTGAAATTCATACCCCAGATCCAGGCTGGGTCCAACGCCTTTGCGATCGACGCTTTGGCATCGGAGCGGATGGTTTGATCTTGGCTCTCCCTCCGGAAGGCGATGCCGAGCTGCGCATGCGCATTTTCAACGCTGATGGCTCGGAAGCGGAGATGTGCGGCAATGGAATTCGATGTCTTGCGCGTTTCCTCGCTGACAGTGATGGGGATGGTCCAGGTCGTCGATGGTCGATCGAAACACCCGCTGGTTTGATCATTCCGGAACTTCAGAACGATGGTCAGATCCGTGTGGATATGGGAGCTCCTTTCCTTGATCCCACTTCTGTCCCCACCACGCTCAATGCTGACTCAACGGGTCTTCCGGTGGGTGAACTCACCCTTGATGGAGACACTCTTGCTCTAGCCGCTGTGGGCATGGGAAACCCTCATGCAGTCGTTCCCGTCGATGATCTCAACGCTATTCCCTTTGAACGCTGGGGAGCAGAGCTCGAGTGCCACAAGGTGTTTCCGGCCAAAACCAATGTGCATTTTTTAAAGGTGCACGGTCGTTCTCAGCTCGAAATCAGAGTGTGGGAACGAGGTGCTGGTCCCACGCTTGCCTGTGGCACCGGTGCCTGCGCCACGCTTGTGGCTGCTGTTCTGCTCGGCCTTAGCGATCGACAGGCCACCGTTGAGCTGCCAGGAGGGCCTCTTCAGATCAGCTGGGAGAAGCCTGGTGCATCGGTGTTTATGACTGGACCAGCTGTTGCCGTGTTCGATGGTGTTCTGAATCCTGAACTCGTCCCGTTTCAGAGTTCAACCACTGATGGAACATCGTTAGAGGCTGAACAAGCTGCGTCTCTCAAGGCAGTCAGCAGTGAGCCCGAGAACCGTCAACCAGCTGAAGACTGTTCTGAGGAGGAAGCCCAGTCCAGGGTTCAGGAATTCCTTGCTTCCAACTCGCTGGATTCGATGATCAACATCGCCACGGAGTCCCTGGAACAGCGAACGCTCTCGCGACTCCAACGCGATTCCCAATCCTGA
- a CDS encoding cysteine desulfurase family protein, translated as MIYLDACATAPLRPGVLQRMIETQDQAWANPSSLHGFGLKASEALERARFQIAEKLSADHSDVVFTSGATESIHLALHGLAATRSPGRLVISSVEHPAVTGAARLLSKSGWDVTEWPVDQLGRIKLEHLEELLAPPTQMVSLVWGQGEVGTIQPLLKVAEACRTRGITIHTDATQVLSQGLPSWKHLPVDLLSASAHKSGGPRGIGLLMMRQSYRSELMPLFSGGGQEGGLRSGTESVVLAAGMAAALDQIECCAPADLARSGHGVADLRDALRDRLLTDERLMVCGDPENRLPHHLSLLVCDHNGQPVSGRRLVRSLDACGLAVSSGSACSSGKDSDSPVLVAMGLPETKCRSSVRLSLGPWIERQHLDEIVHRFQAGLEQSLCS; from the coding sequence GTGATTTATCTCGATGCTTGCGCCACTGCACCCCTCAGACCTGGGGTGCTTCAACGCATGATCGAGACCCAGGATCAGGCCTGGGCTAATCCCTCCAGCCTTCATGGATTTGGTCTGAAAGCCTCTGAAGCATTGGAGAGGGCCCGCTTTCAGATTGCTGAAAAACTCAGTGCAGATCACAGCGACGTGGTTTTCACCTCCGGAGCCACCGAGTCCATTCATCTTGCGCTTCATGGGCTCGCCGCAACACGTTCGCCAGGCAGGCTTGTGATCTCCTCGGTGGAACATCCCGCCGTCACAGGCGCGGCACGTCTGCTGAGCAAGAGCGGCTGGGATGTGACCGAATGGCCTGTTGATCAGCTGGGCAGGATCAAATTGGAACATCTGGAGGAGCTGTTGGCGCCTCCCACTCAGATGGTCTCACTGGTCTGGGGCCAGGGTGAAGTGGGCACGATTCAGCCCCTGCTGAAGGTTGCAGAAGCTTGCAGAACAAGGGGCATCACGATTCATACCGATGCCACGCAGGTGCTGAGCCAGGGCCTCCCCAGCTGGAAACATTTACCGGTTGATTTGCTCAGTGCTTCGGCCCACAAAAGCGGAGGTCCAAGAGGAATCGGCCTGTTGATGATGCGTCAGTCGTACCGCTCTGAACTGATGCCGCTCTTTTCAGGTGGCGGCCAGGAGGGTGGCCTCAGAAGTGGTACTGAATCTGTCGTTTTGGCTGCCGGGATGGCTGCTGCGCTCGATCAGATCGAGTGCTGTGCTCCAGCCGATCTCGCGCGATCAGGACACGGCGTTGCTGATCTACGCGATGCGTTACGCGACCGATTGCTGACAGATGAACGCTTGATGGTCTGTGGTGATCCAGAGAACCGGTTGCCTCACCACCTTTCACTGCTGGTCTGCGATCACAACGGCCAGCCTGTGTCAGGACGTCGGCTCGTGCGCAGTCTTGATGCCTGCGGATTGGCCGTCAGCAGTGGCAGTGCCTGTTCCTCTGGAAAAGACAGCGACAGCCCTGTTTTGGTCGCCATGGGGCTTCCAGAGACCAAGTGCCGATCCAGCGTCCGACTCAGTCTTGGCCCCTGGATTGAGCGTCAGCACCTTGATGAGATTGTGCATCGCTTCCAAGCCGGACTTGAACAGTCACTCTGCAGTTGA
- a CDS encoding DUF1995 family protein — MSAVLPADLSEAEQRTFVALSEVLGSKRRGRWQVTWKFEGLRLLGPSIRLSQALKDSGIGLLLAWPDAGAAALAKRDGPELADCCVDLNQLQRDPAWSGRGDLLLIVGAQPSDYETVEAICSQWFEPVVLLNSRLEDAAVGIGSVARQRRKGFMSTWQSAFHLEPFLQGALMQEHQQQWELFRQDPDGYRWVKQFDVRPDQEQIDQALAGAGDGLSQTLGAMDRFIDDLRG; from the coding sequence GTGAGCGCCGTTCTCCCTGCTGACTTATCCGAAGCTGAACAGCGGACTTTCGTTGCACTGAGTGAGGTTCTTGGCTCCAAACGTCGTGGTCGCTGGCAAGTGACCTGGAAGTTCGAGGGTCTGCGGTTGCTTGGGCCCTCGATCAGGCTGTCTCAAGCCCTGAAGGACAGCGGGATTGGCTTGCTCCTGGCCTGGCCAGATGCAGGAGCAGCAGCTCTGGCCAAGCGTGATGGACCTGAGCTTGCCGACTGCTGCGTTGATCTGAATCAGCTTCAACGCGACCCTGCGTGGTCAGGCCGTGGTGATCTGTTGCTGATCGTCGGCGCTCAACCCAGCGATTACGAAACCGTCGAAGCAATCTGCAGTCAGTGGTTTGAACCGGTCGTGCTGTTGAACAGCCGTCTTGAAGATGCTGCGGTCGGAATCGGCAGCGTGGCTCGTCAGCGTCGAAAGGGATTCATGTCGACCTGGCAATCAGCCTTTCATTTGGAACCCTTTCTCCAAGGTGCTCTGATGCAGGAACATCAGCAGCAATGGGAACTGTTCCGACAGGATCCGGACGGATATCGCTGGGTCAAGCAATTCGATGTCCGTCCTGATCAAGAACAAATTGACCAAGCCCTGGCCGGTGCGGGCGACGGTTTGAGTCAGACCCTCGGGGCGATGGATCGATTCATCGATGATTTGCGTGGTTGA
- a CDS encoding DUF4330 domain-containing protein, giving the protein MAFSERLRSISVIDAAAAVVALVAVGGVLWSPKLSNTVARATGAIKPVEVTVDVRNTSAADPDQFIAEALQSGRTSLVIRNQPAGSVQLIRVDDISRQLASVLPDGSVVMADDPNREIQGMLDARFVLQGDATVTSSGVVMAGTKLKVGIPVELEGRFYRVNGIVSGVSLQ; this is encoded by the coding sequence ATGGCCTTCTCTGAACGCCTTCGATCAATCTCCGTGATTGACGCAGCCGCGGCGGTTGTTGCTCTTGTGGCTGTGGGAGGTGTTCTGTGGAGTCCAAAGCTCAGTAACACGGTCGCCAGGGCCACAGGAGCCATCAAACCGGTTGAAGTCACCGTGGACGTCCGTAATACCAGTGCTGCGGATCCGGATCAATTCATTGCGGAAGCTCTCCAATCAGGCCGCACATCACTGGTGATCCGCAATCAGCCCGCTGGAAGCGTGCAACTCATCAGGGTCGACGACATCAGTCGCCAGCTTGCATCCGTCCTCCCAGATGGAAGTGTTGTGATGGCGGATGACCCCAACAGGGAGATTCAGGGCATGCTTGATGCCCGTTTCGTTCTCCAAGGTGACGCCACCGTGACCTCATCCGGTGTTGTGATGGCAGGCACCAAGCTGAAAGTGGGAATTCCTGTAGAACTTGAGGGCCGTTTCTATCGGGTGAACGGAATTGTCAGTGGAGTCTCCCTTCAATGA
- a CDS encoding D-alanyl-D-alanine carboxypeptidase/D-alanyl-D-alanine-endopeptidase, giving the protein MRTAFLTSGLLLTPLAMPVAASQLVPLTMPPPPPTEQPLPQLQPGRSCPALQTALRSNVGSEARVWSVTVLNSDGDVLGTINGAVPRIPASNQKLISTAYALDRLGPDFRLKTRLIQRPDGSMELNGQGDPDLGIAGLQRFVLAALRQGGARGNSVAGVKLMVREEPRSNWWPSDWHPADRGYAYGAPITRLALTSNAVGGAVSDPYSRLQRLFQQEALRRGGTVQIQRGQPVAETLSAVLQNTVVLHEESSAPMHALLSLANTESHNFTAEVLMRQASGLWDVRAASRATERWMFEQGLPVQGLRVADGSGLSRNNRVTSNTIAALLMRMDQHPFAAYYQASMAIAGQRGTLRNLYRGSVLDGRFRGKTGTISGVRSISGYLQTVDGPRYVSMISNGSVRPNTVMGQILRSVKRFSPCPSSVAPVKRPDVLG; this is encoded by the coding sequence ATGAGAACAGCGTTCCTCACCTCAGGACTTCTTCTGACTCCACTGGCCATGCCCGTGGCTGCCAGTCAGTTGGTTCCGCTGACGATGCCACCGCCGCCACCGACCGAGCAGCCACTCCCCCAGTTGCAGCCAGGTCGTTCGTGTCCAGCTCTTCAAACGGCTCTCAGATCCAATGTTGGGAGTGAAGCGAGGGTTTGGTCCGTCACTGTTCTCAACAGCGATGGAGATGTCCTCGGAACGATCAACGGTGCCGTTCCAAGAATTCCAGCGTCCAATCAAAAGCTCATCAGCACGGCCTACGCCCTCGATCGCCTCGGCCCGGATTTTCGCTTGAAAACCCGTTTAATCCAGAGACCGGATGGTTCGATGGAACTGAACGGCCAGGGAGATCCTGATCTCGGTATCGCAGGTCTTCAGCGATTCGTTCTTGCCGCCCTTCGTCAAGGCGGTGCCAGAGGCAACTCAGTCGCTGGCGTGAAGCTGATGGTGCGTGAAGAGCCACGAAGCAACTGGTGGCCCAGCGATTGGCATCCTGCCGATCGTGGTTATGCCTATGGCGCTCCGATCACACGATTGGCCCTCACCAGCAATGCCGTTGGCGGCGCTGTCAGTGACCCCTACTCGCGGCTCCAGCGACTGTTCCAGCAAGAAGCGCTTCGTCGCGGGGGAACGGTCCAGATCCAGAGGGGTCAACCTGTTGCTGAAACGCTTTCAGCTGTGCTGCAAAACACGGTCGTGTTGCACGAGGAAAGCTCGGCTCCCATGCACGCGTTGCTCAGTCTTGCCAACACTGAGAGCCACAATTTCACCGCAGAAGTGCTCATGCGCCAGGCTTCTGGTCTGTGGGATGTCAGGGCGGCCTCCCGGGCCACAGAGCGCTGGATGTTCGAGCAAGGTCTGCCGGTTCAGGGCCTGCGTGTGGCTGACGGCAGTGGTCTCTCACGCAACAATCGGGTCACGAGCAACACCATCGCTGCTCTGCTGATGCGCATGGATCAGCACCCGTTCGCCGCCTATTACCAAGCCTCAATGGCCATTGCCGGACAGAGAGGCACCCTGCGCAATTTGTATCGAGGCAGCGTTCTTGACGGTCGATTCAGAGGCAAGACAGGAACCATCAGCGGAGTTCGCAGCATTTCCGGTTATCTGCAGACCGTCGATGGACCCAGGTACGTGAGCATGATTTCCAACGGATCGGTCCGCCCCAACACGGTGATGGGGCAAATCCTGCGATCCGTGAAGAGATTCAGCCCATGCCCCTCATCTGTCGCACCCGTGAAGCGGCCCGACGTGCTCGGCTGA
- the coaD gene encoding pantetheine-phosphate adenylyltransferase gives MKALYPGSFDPLTLGHLDLIERGSSLVEELIVAVLQNPGKSPAFSLDERLHQIRLSTSHLNNVRVISFDGLTVECARSNGTRLILRGLRAMSDFEYELQIAHTNRSLDPDFETVFLSTSAHYSFLSSSVVKEVARFGGSVVHMVPPVVAEDLMRFFNSAFNQPQR, from the coding sequence ATGAAAGCGCTCTATCCAGGCAGCTTCGATCCTCTGACGCTTGGTCATCTTGATTTGATCGAACGCGGATCATCCCTGGTGGAGGAACTCATCGTTGCGGTGCTTCAGAACCCTGGGAAATCACCCGCCTTCTCACTGGATGAGCGACTTCATCAGATCCGTCTCTCCACGAGCCATCTCAACAATGTGCGTGTGATCAGTTTTGACGGTCTCACCGTCGAATGCGCCAGATCCAATGGCACGCGTCTCATCCTGCGTGGTCTGCGTGCGATGAGCGACTTCGAATACGAGCTGCAAATCGCCCATACCAACCGGTCACTGGATCCTGATTTTGAGACGGTCTTCCTCAGCACATCAGCTCACTACAGCTTTCTCAGCAGTTCAGTGGTGAAGGAAGTGGCTCGTTTCGGTGGATCTGTTGTCCATATGGTCCCGCCGGTGGTGGCGGAGGACCTCATGAGGTTCTTTAATTCGGCTTTCAACCAACCGCAGCGATGA